From a single Methanotorris formicicus Mc-S-70 genomic region:
- a CDS encoding SAM hydrolase/SAM-dependent halogenase family protein translates to MGDTIITLTTDFGSSEGYVGAMKGRILSILKEHSKSAEIVDITHEIRPFNIYHGAYVLLTSIPYFPPSIHVAVVDPTVGSERNPIVIITKNNHYLIGPDNGLFHYVSERLGIKRIIKIDEKKYSSSSTFHGRDIFAVVAGEIAIGECIEGEELDSIVKLKTEPCVIHIDRFGNIITNIKKEDVDFKYRESVKIKIKNNKKEKIIECKFVKSYHEEEDGFLCLINSEGFLEISKFMDNASELLGVNYLDEVEILGE, encoded by the coding sequence ATGGGCGATACAATAATCACATTAACAACAGATTTTGGAAGTAGTGAAGGTTATGTTGGAGCAATGAAAGGTAGGATATTATCTATATTAAAAGAACATTCAAAATCAGCAGAAATTGTTGATATAACACATGAAATAAGACCGTTTAACATTTACCACGGGGCTTATGTTCTATTAACTTCTATTCCATACTTTCCTCCATCAATACACGTTGCTGTTGTAGATCCCACTGTAGGAAGTGAGAGAAATCCAATAGTAATAATAACAAAAAACAACCACTACTTAATAGGGCCTGATAATGGTTTGTTCCACTATGTTTCTGAGAGATTGGGCATAAAAAGAATAATAAAAATAGATGAGAAAAAATACAGTTCATCTTCAACGTTTCATGGAAGAGACATATTTGCAGTAGTTGCAGGAGAGATAGCAATTGGGGAATGTATTGAAGGGGAAGAACTGGATTCAATAGTTAAACTAAAAACAGAACCATGTGTCATACATATAGATAGGTTTGGAAATATAATTACAAATATTAAAAAAGAGGATGTTGACTTTAAGTATAGAGAGAGCGTTAAGATAAAAATTAAAAACAATAAAAAGGAAAAGATTATCGAATGCAAATTTGTTAAATCATACCATGAGGAAGAAGATGGGTTTTTATGTTTAATAAATAGTGAAGGATTTTTAGAGATTTCAAAATTCATGGATAATGCATCTGAGTTACTTGGTGTAAATTATTTGGATGAGGTTGAGATATTAGGAGAGTAA
- a CDS encoding DUF4013 domain-containing protein, translating to MDILEGLKFPMKDNNWVKKVIIGGLLNIIPIVNFISLGYALETMGLIINDNKVLPEWEGFGSKFVKGLIGILIAFSYAFIPAMIITLILIILGNDTIAKRIFAIILVVIYTLTVGLMIPMALANYVAKGRVKAAFEFREIINRIKSVFKEYVICYFVYLVLSSITIAIYVIPFIGWILGTMLFFYTHLVYAYYFGCLYVKSSS from the coding sequence ATGGATATCTTAGAAGGTTTAAAATTTCCTATGAAAGATAACAACTGGGTTAAAAAAGTTATTATTGGGGGGCTACTAAACATTATCCCTATTGTAAATTTTATAAGTCTTGGTTATGCCTTAGAAACCATGGGATTGATTATAAATGATAACAAAGTACTTCCAGAGTGGGAGGGATTTGGCTCTAAATTTGTAAAAGGTTTAATTGGAATTTTAATAGCATTTTCTTATGCCTTTATTCCTGCAATGATTATAACCTTAATTTTGATTATTTTGGGAAATGACACTATAGCAAAGAGAATCTTTGCAATTATTTTAGTAGTTATATATACTCTAACTGTTGGTTTAATGATTCCAATGGCTCTTGCAAACTATGTTGCCAAAGGTAGGGTTAAAGCAGCATTTGAGTTTAGAGAAATAATCAATAGAATAAAATCAGTTTTTAAGGAATATGTTATTTGCTACTTTGTATATTTAGTTTTATCATCTATAACAATAGCCATATACGTTATTCCATTCATAGGTTGGATATTAGGAACAATGTTATTCTTTTACACTCACTTGGTTTATGCATATTATTTTGGATGCCTATATGTTAAAAGCAGTTCATAA
- a CDS encoding 60S ribosomal export protein NMD3, giving the protein MKGFCYRCGAEDELIEGLCPICYAQEHPLIEVPEVVEMEVCHLCGSYKRKVWQSPKGNDVYEILDEIAYYATKDNIKKHHPDIEVEIIPHEPKQLPGGKRSRVEIPVTVIATGKLAGEKEEREERKDITVYLKMVQCPRCSRYKSSYYVATLQVRAMNRFLTDEEVEELDRFVREEVAKRLEKDRMAFITKFTRLKEGIDYQMGSMGGARNIAQAIKARYGGKITETAKLVGVDKNTGKNQYRITVVVRIPEYKIGDVVEYNEKLHVVTSMNENKLYMLTMDKRRDKISLSWNEVEKNTKLVRKWEECDTSTVISVTKDNIMVMDDETYEVYELDKVADVKEGEKVKILKKDGVAYFVGKIDEKS; this is encoded by the coding sequence ATTAAAGGATTCTGTTATAGGTGTGGGGCTGAAGATGAACTTATAGAGGGTCTTTGTCCAATTTGCTATGCTCAAGAACATCCATTAATTGAGGTTCCAGAAGTTGTTGAGATGGAGGTTTGCCATTTATGTGGATCATATAAAAGGAAAGTTTGGCAGAGTCCAAAGGGAAATGATGTTTATGAAATTTTGGATGAAATTGCATACTATGCAACAAAAGATAACATAAAAAAGCATCATCCAGATATTGAGGTTGAGATAATCCCGCATGAGCCAAAGCAACTTCCGGGAGGGAAGCGTTCAAGGGTTGAGATTCCTGTTACGGTTATAGCAACTGGAAAATTGGCAGGAGAAAAAGAGGAGAGGGAAGAGAGGAAGGATATAACCGTATATTTAAAAATGGTTCAATGTCCAAGATGTTCAAGATACAAATCAAGTTACTATGTGGCAACGCTTCAAGTTAGGGCAATGAATAGGTTTTTAACTGATGAGGAGGTTGAGGAACTCGATAGGTTTGTGAGAGAAGAAGTGGCAAAAAGATTGGAAAAAGATAGAATGGCATTTATAACCAAATTTACAAGATTGAAAGAGGGAATTGATTACCAAATGGGTTCAATGGGCGGAGCAAGGAACATTGCCCAAGCAATAAAGGCAAGATATGGAGGGAAGATAACTGAAACTGCAAAACTGGTTGGAGTTGATAAGAATACAGGTAAGAATCAGTATAGGATAACTGTTGTTGTTAGAATTCCGGAATATAAAATTGGAGATGTTGTTGAGTATAATGAAAAACTGCACGTTGTAACCTCAATGAATGAAAATAAATTATATATGCTTACCATGGATAAGAGGAGAGATAAAATTTCATTATCGTGGAATGAGGTTGAAAAGAACACAAAACTTGTAAGAAAATGGGAAGAATGCGATACATCAACAGTTATTTCAGTAACAAAAGACAACATCATGGTTATGGATGATGAAACCTACGAGGTTTATGAATTGGATAAAGTTGCTGATGTGAAGGAAGGAGAGAAAGTTAAGATACTTAAAAAAGATGGTGTAGCATACTTTGTTGGAAAGATTGATGAAAAAAGTTAA
- a CDS encoding class I SAM-dependent rRNA methyltransferase, whose protein sequence is MIEIDKRAYNSIQNFSRLIYTKAVKNKEDLPKKESIVNLTYNGKFVAKAIYNPKSVIIKVLTTKDEEIDREFFYKRIKKAQEYRTEILNLKDTYRLIYAEGDGLPTIILDKYNEIGVMQLTSKLIEREYLGDIIDCLFEITNLESIYVKSGKKGEKIKSKIFGDKDKFETIIKEGDAKFKVNAKGHKTGFFLDQRNNRLDMRNYIKEGDRVLDICCYTGGFAVHAALEGAEVVGVDISNKAIEVAEENMELNGIPKDRYDFIVGDAFAVMEEMIENREEFDVVILDPPAFATSKENLKNALRAYNTLNYLGIKLAKRRLITCSCSHHVDREMFRNTVVSSAYRAKKELRQIGGYRTQSPDHIISMANKNLEYLKCLFYYVNF, encoded by the coding sequence ATGATTGAGATAGATAAGAGGGCATATAACTCAATACAAAATTTTTCAAGGTTAATCTATACAAAGGCAGTTAAAAATAAAGAGGATTTGCCAAAAAAAGAGAGTATTGTAAATTTAACCTACAATGGAAAGTTTGTTGCAAAGGCAATCTACAATCCAAAATCAGTAATAATAAAGGTTTTAACAACAAAAGACGAAGAGATCGACAGAGAATTTTTTTATAAAAGAATAAAAAAAGCACAAGAATACAGAACAGAAATTTTAAACCTTAAAGATACCTACCGTTTGATATATGCAGAAGGTGATGGATTACCAACAATTATTTTGGATAAATACAATGAAATTGGAGTTATGCAATTAACATCAAAACTCATTGAGAGGGAATATTTAGGTGATATAATTGACTGTTTATTTGAGATAACAAACTTAGAAAGCATATATGTTAAAAGTGGAAAGAAGGGGGAAAAAATAAAAAGTAAAATCTTTGGGGACAAGGATAAATTTGAAACAATAATAAAAGAAGGGGACGCGAAATTTAAGGTTAATGCTAAGGGACATAAAACTGGATTTTTCTTAGATCAAAGAAACAATAGATTAGATATGAGAAACTACATTAAAGAAGGAGATAGGGTTTTGGACATCTGCTGTTATACAGGAGGGTTTGCTGTTCACGCTGCATTGGAAGGGGCAGAGGTCGTTGGGGTTGATATTTCAAATAAAGCAATAGAGGTTGCAGAGGAAAACATGGAATTAAATGGTATTCCAAAAGATAGATATGATTTTATTGTTGGGGATGCATTTGCAGTTATGGAGGAGATGATTGAAAATAGGGAAGAGTTTGATGTTGTTATCCTCGACCCACCCGCATTTGCAACTTCAAAGGAAAATTTGAAGAACGCATTAAGGGCATACAATACTTTGAATTATTTGGGTATTAAATTGGCAAAAAGAAGGCTTATTACATGCTCATGCTCCCATCATGTTGATAGGGAGATGTTTAGAAACACTGTTGTATCCTCTGCATATAGGGCAAAAAAAGAACTTAGGCAAATTGGAGGATACAGAACCCAATCTCCAGACCATATAATAAGTATGGCAAATAAAAATTTAGAGTATTTGAAGTGTTTATTCTATTATGTCAATTTTTAG
- the lysA gene encoding diaminopimelate decarboxylase yields the protein MFLGNDMITIEDGKLKIDGHDATELAERFGTPLYVMSETQIKNNYKKYVDAFKRYEEETGKEFIVAYAYKANANLAVTKLLSKLGCGADVVSGGELYIAKLSGVPSNKIVFNGNCKTKEEIIMGIETNIRAFNVDSLSELILVNEIAKEMGEVANVAFRINPNVDPKTHPKISTGLKKNKFGLDVESGIAMKAIKMALEMENVNIVGVHCHIGSQLTDISPFVEETKKIMDFVVELKKEGIEIEDVNLGGGLGVPYYKDKEIPTQYDLADAIINTILEYKDKVEMPNLILEPGRSLVATSGVLLGKLHHIKETPVAKWIMIDAGMNDMMRPAIYEAYHEITPCVIRDGEKEKVNIAGGLCESSDVMGKDRELTPIEVGDVVAILDVGAYGISMANNYNARGRPRMVLTNEKGVYLIREKETYTDLIAKDIVPPHLL from the coding sequence ATGTTCTTGGGAAATGATATGATAACCATTGAAGATGGAAAATTAAAAATAGATGGACATGATGCAACGGAATTGGCAGAGAGATTTGGAACCCCTCTGTATGTGATGAGTGAAACGCAAATAAAAAACAACTACAAAAAATATGTTGACGCATTTAAAAGATATGAAGAAGAAACAGGCAAAGAGTTTATCGTTGCCTATGCATACAAAGCAAATGCAAACTTGGCAGTAACAAAACTCCTCTCAAAACTTGGATGTGGGGCAGATGTTGTAAGTGGAGGGGAACTCTACATAGCAAAACTCTCAGGAGTTCCATCAAACAAAATTGTATTCAACGGAAACTGCAAAACAAAAGAAGAAATTATAATGGGAATTGAAACAAACATTAGAGCATTTAACGTAGATAGTTTAAGCGAACTTATATTGGTAAATGAGATAGCAAAGGAAATGGGAGAAGTTGCAAATGTTGCATTTAGGATAAACCCAAACGTTGACCCAAAAACACACCCAAAAATCTCAACAGGTTTAAAGAAGAATAAATTTGGTTTGGATGTCGAAAGTGGAATTGCAATGAAGGCAATAAAAATGGCATTGGAGATGGAGAATGTAAATATTGTTGGTGTTCACTGTCACATTGGTTCTCAGTTAACTGACATAAGCCCATTTGTTGAAGAAACTAAAAAAATTATGGATTTTGTCGTTGAGTTGAAGAAGGAAGGAATTGAGATTGAAGATGTTAACTTAGGAGGAGGTTTGGGAGTTCCATACTACAAAGATAAAGAAATCCCAACCCAATATGATTTAGCAGATGCAATAATCAACACAATCCTTGAATATAAAGACAAAGTAGAGATGCCAAATCTCATCTTAGAGCCAGGAAGAAGTTTGGTCGCAACATCTGGGGTTTTACTTGGAAAACTCCACCACATAAAAGAAACACCAGTTGCAAAGTGGATTATGATTGATGCGGGAATGAATGACATGATGAGACCTGCAATTTATGAGGCATACCATGAGATTACCCCATGCGTTATAAGGGATGGAGAAAAAGAAAAAGTAAATATTGCTGGTGGACTTTGTGAGAGTAGTGACGTTATGGGTAAGGATAGGGAATTAACTCCAATAGAGGTTGGAGATGTTGTTGCTATCTTAGATGTTGGTGCTTATGGAATAAGTATGGCAAATAACTACAACGCAAGAGGAAGGCCAAGAATGGTTTTAACAAATGAAAAAGGGGTTTATTTAATTAGAGAGAAAGAAACTTATACTGATTTAATTGCTAAAGATATTGTTCCACCTCATTTATTATAA
- the ilvD gene encoding dihydroxy-acid dehydratase, giving the protein MISDTIKKGINRAPNRSLLKACGYTDEEIDKPFIGVVNSFTEVVPGHIHLKTLADAVKMGVYANGGTAFEFNTMAICDGIAMGHEGMRYSLPSREIIADTVESMAKAHGFDGLVLIPSCDKIVPGMIMGAIRTGLPFIVVTGGPMLPGELRGKKYDLISVFEGIGQYTTGKITEEELREIEDCACPGAGSCAGMFTANSMACLTEAMGLSLPYCATTHAVEAQKVRIAKKSGMRIVDLVREGIKPENILTKEAFENAILVDLALGGSTNTTLHIPAIANEVAPKFITLDDFDRLSDEVPHIASLRPGGEHFIIDLHRAGGIPAVLKVLEEKIRKDCITVSGKTVGEIINEVKYIDHSIIRPIDNPIHKTAGLRILKGNLAPNGAVVKIGAVNPKMYKHEGPAKVFDSEEEAIKAILGGEIERGDVVVIRYEGPAGGPGMREMLSPTSAICGMGLDDSVALITDGRFSGGSRGPCIGHISPEAMAGGPIAIVEDGDIIKIDMINKRLDIALSDEEIKERLAKWKKPEPKVKKGYLARYARLVTSADEGAVLK; this is encoded by the coding sequence ATGATAAGTGATACCATAAAAAAAGGCATAAACAGAGCACCAAATAGGAGTTTATTAAAGGCATGTGGATATACAGATGAGGAAATTGATAAACCATTCATTGGAGTGGTTAACAGTTTCACAGAAGTAGTTCCTGGGCATATTCATTTGAAAACTCTTGCCGATGCAGTTAAGATGGGGGTATATGCAAATGGAGGAACTGCCTTTGAATTCAACACAATGGCAATATGTGATGGAATAGCGATGGGACATGAAGGGATGAGATATTCCCTCCCTTCAAGAGAGATTATTGCCGATACAGTAGAGAGTATGGCAAAGGCACATGGGTTTGATGGACTCGTTTTAATCCCATCATGTGATAAAATAGTTCCTGGAATGATTATGGGGGCAATAAGAACAGGACTTCCATTTATTGTTGTTACTGGAGGCCCAATGCTTCCTGGTGAGTTGAGAGGAAAGAAGTATGATTTAATTAGTGTATTTGAAGGGATTGGGCAATACACCACAGGAAAAATAACTGAGGAAGAGTTGAGAGAAATTGAAGATTGTGCATGTCCTGGGGCTGGAAGTTGTGCAGGAATGTTTACAGCGAACAGTATGGCATGTTTAACAGAGGCGATGGGATTATCTTTACCTTACTGTGCTACAACCCATGCAGTAGAGGCACAAAAGGTAAGGATTGCAAAGAAAAGTGGGATGAGAATTGTTGATTTGGTTAGAGAAGGTATAAAACCAGAAAATATATTAACAAAAGAGGCATTTGAGAATGCAATTTTGGTTGATTTGGCGTTAGGAGGTTCAACAAACACAACCCTCCACATTCCAGCAATTGCAAATGAAGTTGCCCCTAAATTTATAACATTGGATGACTTCGATAGGTTGAGTGATGAAGTTCCACATATAGCATCTTTAAGACCTGGTGGAGAACATTTTATAATTGACTTGCATAGGGCAGGGGGAATTCCTGCTGTTTTGAAGGTTTTGGAAGAGAAGATAAGGAAAGATTGCATAACAGTTAGTGGAAAAACAGTTGGGGAAATTATTAATGAGGTTAAGTACATTGACCATAGTATAATAAGACCAATAGACAACCCAATTCATAAAACAGCAGGTTTGAGGATATTAAAAGGAAACCTTGCTCCAAATGGTGCAGTTGTTAAAATTGGTGCTGTAAATCCAAAGATGTATAAACATGAAGGTCCTGCAAAAGTGTTTGATAGCGAGGAGGAGGCAATAAAGGCAATCCTTGGTGGGGAGATAGAGAGGGGAGATGTTGTGGTTATTAGGTATGAAGGTCCTGCAGGTGGGCCAGGAATGAGAGAGATGCTATCTCCAACCTCTGCTATATGTGGAATGGGGTTGGATGACAGCGTTGCTTTGATTACTGATGGAAGATTTAGTGGGGGAAGTAGAGGACCTTGTATAGGGCACATCTCCCCTGAGGCAATGGCAGGGGGTCCAATAGCAATTGTTGAAGATGGAGATATTATAAAGATAGATATGATAAATAAAAGATTGGACATAGCATTATCTGATGAGGAGATAAAAGAGAGATTGGCAAAATGGAAAAAACCAGAACCAAAGGTTAAAAAAGGTTACTTAGCGAGATACGCAAGACTTGTAACCTCTGCTGATGAGGGGGCTGTGTTGAAATAA
- a CDS encoding pyruvoyl-dependent arginine decarboxylase encodes MNTDLSCIHAPFKLPNTVSLVAGSAEGKTPLNAFDNALLKAGIGNLNLIRISSIMPPKAEIIPLPKIPMGSLVPTAYGYIISDVKGETIAAAISVAVPKDKELCGLIMEYEGKCGKKEAEETVREMAKIGFEERGWELDRIVSIATEHTVEKIGCAFAAAALWYK; translated from the coding sequence CTGAACACAGATTTAAGTTGTATTCATGCTCCTTTTAAACTTCCAAACACAGTTTCATTGGTTGCTGGTAGTGCAGAGGGTAAAACACCATTAAATGCTTTTGACAATGCACTACTAAAAGCAGGCATTGGAAACTTAAACTTAATTAGAATCAGTAGTATTATGCCCCCAAAGGCTGAAATTATTCCTCTACCAAAAATTCCAATGGGTTCATTAGTTCCTACTGCTTACGGTTATATAATAAGTGATGTTAAAGGAGAGACAATTGCAGCAGCAATTAGTGTGGCAGTTCCAAAGGATAAAGAGTTATGTGGATTGATCATGGAATATGAAGGGAAATGTGGTAAAAAAGAAGCAGAAGAAACGGTTAGAGAGATGGCAAAAATTGGTTTTGAAGAGAGAGGATGGGAACTTGATAGAATCGTATCTATTGCAACAGAACATACAGTTGAGAAGATAGGTTGTGCCTTTGCTGCTGCAGCGTTGTGGTATAAGTAA
- the speD gene encoding adenosylmethionine decarboxylase, whose amino-acid sequence MKHLGKHLILELWGCDPKALDDQEGIEKMLVDSVNACGATLICVKTHKFSPQGVTGVAVLAESHIAIHSYPEFGYAAMDVFTCGEHTDPYKAIDVIKDFLKPESIQIIDIKRGIMENGIFEIK is encoded by the coding sequence GTGAAACATTTGGGAAAACACCTAATATTAGAGTTGTGGGGCTGTGATCCAAAGGCATTAGATGACCAAGAGGGCATAGAAAAGATGCTTGTGGATAGTGTTAATGCCTGTGGTGCTACATTAATTTGCGTAAAAACACATAAATTTTCCCCTCAGGGAGTTACAGGAGTTGCTGTTCTGGCAGAGAGTCATATAGCAATCCATAGTTATCCTGAATTTGGATATGCCGCAATGGATGTTTTTACCTGCGGAGAGCATACAGATCCATACAAAGCAATTGATGTAATAAAGGACTTTTTAAAACCAGAATCAATACAGATAATAGATATAAAGAGAGGAATTATGGAGAACGGAATCTTTGAGATTAAATAA
- the speE gene encoding spermidine synthase → MNKNNDFKCQLWFSEYHTKNFALSLRVRDVLFTGKSKYQEIQILDTYDFGKVLILDNTFQTTERDEFIYHELISHPALFTHPNPKKVLVIGGGDGGTVREVVKHESVERVDFVELDEKVLELCKKYMPSLSCEVENEKVNIIVGDGIKYVAECEEKYDVIIVDCPDPVGPAVGLFEKEFYKNVFKCLNDDGIMTQQTESPLYNLDLIKKIYAHLKDAGFSIVKPYVCSMPTYPSGFWCFTMASKKYNPLDVDENKIKERLEKISTKYYDEEVHKGVFLSSPKFLKDELKK, encoded by the coding sequence GTGAATAAAAACAATGATTTTAAATGCCAACTCTGGTTTTCTGAATACCACACAAAAAACTTTGCTTTATCTTTGAGAGTTAGGGATGTTCTTTTCACAGGAAAGTCAAAATACCAAGAAATTCAAATTTTAGACACATACGATTTTGGTAAGGTATTAATTTTAGACAACACGTTTCAAACAACAGAGAGAGATGAATTTATCTACCATGAGTTAATATCTCATCCAGCACTCTTCACCCACCCAAACCCAAAGAAAGTTTTGGTTATTGGTGGGGGGGATGGAGGAACTGTGAGAGAGGTTGTAAAACATGAAAGTGTGGAAAGGGTTGATTTTGTTGAACTTGATGAGAAAGTTTTAGAACTTTGTAAAAAATATATGCCTTCATTAAGTTGTGAGGTGGAAAACGAGAAGGTTAACATAATAGTTGGGGATGGAATTAAGTATGTTGCAGAGTGTGAGGAAAAATATGATGTGATTATTGTCGATTGCCCAGATCCTGTAGGACCGGCAGTTGGGTTGTTTGAGAAGGAATTTTATAAAAATGTATTTAAATGTTTAAATGATGATGGAATAATGACACAACAAACAGAGAGCCCACTCTATAACTTGGATTTAATTAAAAAGATATATGCCCACTTGAAAGATGCAGGATTTAGCATTGTTAAGCCTTATGTATGCTCTATGCCAACATATCCAAGTGGATTCTGGTGTTTTACGATGGCATCAAAGAAATACAATCCATTAGATGTTGACGAAAATAAAATAAAAGAAAGATTGGAAAAAATATCCACAAAATACTATGATGAAGAAGTCCATAAAGGTGTTTTCTTATCATCCCCTAAATTCTTAAAAGATGAATTGAAGAAATAA